The following DNA comes from Pristiophorus japonicus isolate sPriJap1 unplaced genomic scaffold, sPriJap1.hap1 HAP1_SCAFFOLD_327, whole genome shotgun sequence.
AATTAGATGAACTGTAGGATTTTTATTCATCCAGTAACTCCTATGATACTATTGCGTAGATTACAAACATTTGATAGCCAGGTTTGGGTTGTGACATTGTACAGGTGCGTTCAATGCCTTGAACCAATGACCATTTTTGATCTATGAGCACAGAGAGTGGGTGTTGTCAGTTTACAATCCCATCCTAAGGGCACAATCAATTGTCCCATTCCTCTTACTGCCAGGCCTCTTCTATCCCATCCCCACCTTGGGACAGTAAGTTCAGCTGTATCACTCCAACAACTAACTCGAACAGTCTGCAATTCAATCCAGCAAATACCCCCAATTTCATTCTCCCGCGGGCTCACGTGTAGGTgaagctcacacttctccattcATTATTTTAGGGTTTGCTCTAAAATCAGGTTCTGGTTTGAACCGTGTTTCATTTGGTCCCATTGTGTCTCGTATTTTGCGATACTTTACCGATTCCTCTGATTAAAATCTCCACGTATCTCCATCACCGATAACATGATATGGTTCCATCACTTGATGAAATGCCAAGCAGCAAAATTCTTGGCGCATGTCATGTTATTGTGAAGAACGATATTATCCCTGTTATAGATCCGACTCCGTCATGTCTTTGGAAACTCAGCAAACTACTGTATGTGTCCGCTGTTTGTGCATAAAAACCCTATTTTCCTCTTGCTTACAGTTAATGTGGTGACGATTGCGATCCTATCTCGGGGAAAgtgtggtctctccaaatgtgtcactcactacctggtggccatggcagcggcggatctactggtcgtgatcatcgatctgatactgaggcagGTTCCTATTGTTTATCGGGATCAATTTTTTTTTCTGTTGCACGTTAAaatgtgtaatatccacgctatcctgctttatgcagccacagattgttctgtctggttcaccgtcactttcaccttcgatcgatttgtggccatttgttgccagaagctgaaattgAAATATTGCACGGAGCAAACAGCGACTGTGGTTCTAGGAACAGTGACAGTGCTGAGCTGTCTGaggaacattttctggtattttctgTATACAAGTGAATATTGGCTGTCCAACAGTCCATGGTTTTGCCGCGTGAAAATTGGTGTCTCTCGTTCGCTGGTCTGGACTATCGTTGAATTAATGCATTACATTTTAACACCTTTTATTCCATTTATTTTGATTCTACTGTTCAATGCTTTAATGGTCAGACAGATTTTAGTGTCCAACAGAGCCCGCAGTAGACTCCGGGGTCGGAGCAGTGGCGAgagccccagtgacccagagatggagaaccgaaggaaatcgatgATTGTACTGTTTGTTATATCGGGGAATTTCATACTGTTATGGGTGGTGTTCATGGTCTGTTCTGTGTTGAGACGATTGGATTACTTGGGATACTCTGTTTCTCCGCCCACATTTTTATCGGAAATCAGcttcatgctccagctcctgagttgctgcacgaacACTTTTATTTACGCAGTGACCCAGAAGAAATTCAGAGAGGATTTGATGAATGTAGTCACATGTCCTTTCACAATGATGCTCAAGTTAATTCGATGAGAAGGTTTCATATTTTCTGATATCATATATTGTTATGTCATATTCTGTTAATTTCACTATCGGCTTTATGTAATTGATATTTTATGAAACATATCTCAAGCTGTTTGAAACTTAACAGTAATTTAATATCATAGTAGGGTCCTTGCAGACATGTGTTCCCCCAGGGCAGCACGTTACCCAAGAGCAGATTGATGCCTCAGACAGTCAGGGGCTGAGCTCAGTATCCAGGGGTATATTGGCAATGGGATTCTTGTGCCATTATTTTATACATTAGACCATTAGTTCACCATTTCCCCTCAGTCAGGGGGAATAGAGTTTCTTAGTGTTGAAAACTTTCTCGAATCTCTGCTGATCTTTGAAGAAAGACTTTTTTGAAAATCAGGTCACACACCAGAAAAAAATCAAGGTGGAAGAAGACTGTGAAGGAGATTAATCTCTGCATCCTCACTGGGATAGATACGGAAACAGAATCAATGTTTGTACTTCAACTTGTAATCCAAAGTTTTCGTTAGATCTTTATTTTAGTGACAGTTTCCAAACTGATGTTGAACTGTTTACACTGGACTCTATCGCTCTCAGTGTTCTGTATGTTTTACCTATTGTGCAATAAAGC
Coding sequences within:
- the LOC139249574 gene encoding probable G-protein coupled receptor 139 translates to MSLGFHIKLQILWAIFDVQKIYYPLLAAVCVPVNVVTIAILSRGKCGLSKCVTHYLVAMAAADLLVVIIDLILRQVPIVYRDQFFFLLHVKMCNIHAILLYAATDCSVWFTVTFTFDRFVAICCQKLKLKYCTEQTATVVLGTVTVLSCLRNIFWYFLYTSEYWLSNSPWFCRVKIGVSRSLVWTIVELMHYILTPFIPFILILLFNALMVRQILVSNRARSRLRGRSSGESPSDPEMENRRKSMIVLFVISGNFILLWVVFMVCSVLRRLDYLGYSVSPPTFLSEISFMLQLLSCCTNTFIYAVTQKKFREDLMNVVTCPFTMMLKLIR